A region of Propionispora hippei DSM 15287 DNA encodes the following proteins:
- a CDS encoding phosphotransferase: protein MLSKLYHFEKNLVVDQMHKEAVLSALIEYLKREGRNAHVDSFLCKGTLGIVAAITVDGKKMIAKSHLDGERYQCNLKKEYSVLSKLYKETLNISIINLAVLDKEYSIVLMDMLEPVTERLSLVTIQTLTNQYKTQFSKISKELFKKDYSINELMNWGNRALAVLAENKLISKNIADCIQQVFSQNSELLLKEPMIFCHGDLSNKNIMRKDNQYVVLDWEDAFLGVDGYDEIYWLTFLDQADYLKKSHLVRHGLYTIRTQYLLLLIVLLKSYISFRNQSYLMNHISFEIRLRKVLELFV, encoded by the coding sequence ATGCTAAGTAAGCTGTATCATTTCGAAAAAAATCTCGTTGTCGATCAAATGCATAAAGAGGCTGTGCTGTCAGCTTTGATTGAGTATTTAAAAAGAGAAGGAAGGAATGCTCATGTAGATTCCTTCCTTTGTAAAGGAACTTTGGGAATTGTAGCGGCTATTACTGTAGACGGAAAAAAAATGATTGCTAAATCTCATCTGGATGGAGAGAGATATCAATGTAATCTTAAAAAGGAATATTCAGTTTTGTCTAAGTTATACAAAGAGACTTTGAATATTTCAATAATTAACCTTGCAGTTTTAGATAAAGAATATAGCATTGTACTAATGGATATGCTTGAGCCAGTAACAGAAAGATTATCGCTAGTAACAATTCAAACATTAACCAATCAATATAAGACGCAGTTTAGTAAGATATCAAAAGAATTGTTTAAAAAAGATTATAGTATAAATGAACTCATGAATTGGGGAAACAGGGCTTTAGCAGTTTTAGCTGAAAATAAATTAATTAGTAAGAATATAGCTGATTGTATTCAACAGGTTTTTAGTCAGAATAGCGAGTTGTTATTAAAAGAGCCAATGATTTTTTGCCATGGTGATTTGAGTAATAAGAATATCATGAGAAAGGATAATCAATATGTAGTTTTGGATTGGGAAGATGCATTCTTAGGCGTCGATGGGTATGATGAGATCTATTGGTTGACTTTTTTAGATCAGGCTGATTATTTGAAAAAGTCCCACTTAGTCCGCCATGGATTATATACAATTAGGACACAGTATCTTTTATTATTAATTGTTCTTTTGAAATCGTATATCTCATTTAGAAATCAATCGTATCTAATGAATCACATTTCATTTGAAATACGTTTAAGAAAAGTTTTGGAGTTATTTGTTTAA
- a CDS encoding transketolase, protein MNDIVTEIRKHIIYMTHYSKSSHVGACLSCVELLYALYFEVMKIDAQQPKSFDLFFLSKAHASAALYATLIERGLMPRSYLDQFYIDGGILPGHLDKEVSPWIQFSGGSLGHGLSIALGTAIALKQKQSKNRVFVLLGDGECNEGSVWEAVMLAGHLKMDNLTAIIDYNTWQAFGRVNEIIDQTNLAQRWSAFGWEVHEIDGHNVRNIVDVLKGKSSAPKVVIAHTVKGKGVSFMEDTLEWHYRSPNEQQYKQAICELEGKI, encoded by the coding sequence ATGAACGATATAGTCACCGAGATTCGCAAACACATTATCTATATGACACACTATTCCAAGTCGTCTCATGTGGGAGCGTGCCTTTCTTGTGTAGAATTACTATATGCGCTTTACTTTGAGGTTATGAAAATAGACGCTCAACAACCTAAGTCTTTTGATTTGTTCTTTCTCAGTAAAGCCCATGCCAGTGCAGCGCTATACGCGACTCTCATCGAACGAGGCCTTATGCCCAGAAGCTATCTGGATCAATTCTATATTGATGGAGGAATTCTTCCGGGACATCTGGATAAGGAGGTTAGTCCCTGGATTCAGTTTTCTGGCGGCTCCCTAGGACACGGGCTTTCTATAGCGTTAGGAACAGCTATTGCTTTAAAACAGAAACAGAGTAAAAATCGAGTGTTTGTTTTATTGGGGGATGGAGAATGTAACGAAGGCAGCGTGTGGGAGGCAGTCATGCTGGCTGGACACTTGAAGATGGACAATCTAACGGCAATTATTGATTATAATACCTGGCAGGCTTTTGGGCGAGTTAATGAAATCATAGACCAGACAAATCTGGCACAGCGGTGGTCGGCTTTTGGTTGGGAAGTTCATGAAATAGATGGGCATAATGTGCGAAATATTGTGGATGTGCTTAAAGGGAAAAGTTCTGCTCCTAAAGTAGTCATTGCGCATACTGTGAAAGGTAAAGGAGTCTCCTTTATGGAAGATACCTTAGAATGGCATTATCGATCGCCGAATGAGCAACAATATAAACAGGCAATTTGCGAATTGGAAGGAAAGATATGA
- the rfbF gene encoding glucose-1-phosphate cytidylyltransferase, protein MKVVILAGGFGTRISEESHLKPKPMIEIGGRPILWHIMKTYSHYGYHDFIICLGYKGYCIKEYFAHYFLHEADITFDFRTLNQQVIHNHHAEPWKVTLVDTGMHTMTGGRVKRIQEYIGKETFMLTYGDGVSDVDINCLIDYHKSHGKQATVTSVQPAGRFGLLDLDENNEVRGFQEKPQGDGGWINGGFFVLQPSVFDYLEGDETIFEREPLERLAKENQLMAYKHHGFWQPMDTIRDKENLESLWQSNKAPWKIWE, encoded by the coding sequence ATGAAAGTCGTGATATTAGCAGGAGGCTTTGGGACCCGGATCAGTGAAGAATCACACTTAAAACCTAAGCCTATGATAGAGATAGGCGGCAGACCAATTCTCTGGCATATCATGAAAACATACTCTCATTATGGATATCATGATTTTATCATTTGTTTAGGATATAAAGGATATTGCATTAAAGAATATTTTGCACATTACTTTTTGCATGAAGCAGATATAACGTTTGACTTTAGGACATTAAATCAACAAGTAATACACAACCACCATGCTGAACCGTGGAAAGTGACATTGGTCGATACAGGGATGCATACGATGACCGGTGGACGGGTAAAACGGATACAGGAATATATAGGAAAAGAAACCTTTATGCTTACCTATGGTGATGGAGTAAGTGATGTTGATATTAACTGTTTAATTGACTATCATAAATCACATGGCAAACAAGCGACGGTCACTTCTGTCCAGCCGGCCGGACGTTTTGGATTACTAGATTTAGACGAAAACAATGAAGTACGGGGTTTTCAAGAAAAGCCACAAGGCGATGGCGGCTGGATAAATGGCGGTTTTTTTGTGCTGCAACCATCGGTGTTCGACTATCTTGAAGGAGATGAAACCATTTTTGAGCGGGAGCCCTTAGAAAGATTAGCGAAGGAAAATCAACTCATGGCTTACAAACACCATGGTTTTTGGCAGCCAATGGACACCATTCGGGATAAGGAAAACCTGGAAAGTTTGTGGCAAAGTAATAAGGCTCCATGGAAAATATGGGAATAA
- a CDS encoding sulfotransferase family protein produces the protein MNDFRFTMISAGFEHGGNVTHRHLDGHPQLLVYPFESQLGNRQFNDFLASVERVQYRYPEFPEGLSADELYEQMIDEELKTFLRKRNGSKFKDADLIMEEAKRKEYFTNFLGEAPFLRKQVIEAFFKATFLAWENYYMKPQEDMVHVGYSPAIGIDARRMIKDFPNMKIIHIIRNPFSAYRDTKRRPFPQSLDRYLITWNIYHSTVEMYEKLYPQNVKIFRYEDLVSDKKSFMQNVAEFIGVEFHESMLYPSWNGKEIKELIAPWGTVLKSTEDYNRGIIEELSKEEKFQIAVGTKALAKHFGYNEISYLSELYAK, from the coding sequence ATGAATGATTTTAGATTTACTATGATATCGGCAGGCTTTGAGCATGGGGGGAATGTAACGCATCGGCACTTAGATGGACATCCTCAGTTATTGGTATATCCTTTTGAATCTCAGCTGGGCAACCGACAATTCAATGATTTCCTAGCTTCTGTGGAAAGAGTGCAATATAGATATCCAGAGTTTCCGGAAGGATTAAGTGCGGATGAACTGTATGAACAGATGATTGATGAAGAGTTAAAAACCTTCTTGCGGAAAAGAAATGGATCGAAATTTAAAGACGCTGATTTAATTATGGAAGAAGCAAAAAGAAAAGAATACTTCACAAACTTTTTGGGAGAAGCTCCTTTTCTTAGAAAGCAGGTGATTGAAGCTTTTTTTAAAGCAACATTTCTTGCATGGGAAAACTATTATATGAAACCACAGGAAGATATGGTTCACGTTGGCTATTCGCCGGCAATTGGTATTGATGCTCGTCGTATGATTAAGGATTTTCCCAACATGAAAATCATACATATTATTCGTAATCCTTTTTCCGCATATCGTGATACAAAGCGCAGACCGTTTCCTCAATCTCTGGATCGATACCTTATTACCTGGAATATTTATCACTCTACTGTAGAAATGTATGAAAAACTATATCCCCAGAATGTAAAAATTTTTAGGTATGAAGATTTAGTATCTGATAAAAAAAGTTTTATGCAGAATGTGGCGGAATTTATTGGAGTAGAATTTCATGAATCGATGCTCTATCCAAGCTGGAACGGAAAAGAAATTAAGGAATTAATTGCTCCCTGGGGAACTGTGTTAAAGAGTACGGAAGATTACAATAGGGGAATTATAGAAGAACTTTCAAAGGAGGAAAAGTTTCAGATAGCTGTAGGGACAAAAGCATTAGCTAAACACTTTGGATATAATGAAATTTCTTACTTAAGTGAGCTATATGCTAAGTAA
- a CDS encoding NAD-dependent epimerase/dehydratase family protein → MKKSMAVVTGATGFIGSYVAKKLIDHGWRVVAIVREESVNSKRLPRHKNMEVITGDLNAPMAWTNQLQKFQPKVFYHLAWTGVGNTDRNSYEQIKNISSSLATLKIAKEIGCTRWVSTGSQAEYGPVANIISETTMTQPTTAYGHSKLAVHSLSKLFGEQLGIEVTWLRIFSTYGPGDNSGWMLTDLIRSLLKGESPVMTAGKQLWDYLYVEDAAEAIVLSGEHDKAVGTFNLGSGRVKTIREYAEIVKNIIDPHLKIQFGALPYRQDQVMHLQANIDKLTQQIGWSPRTDFEVGIQKTINWIRNNS, encoded by the coding sequence TTGAAAAAGTCCATGGCCGTAGTCACGGGAGCTACGGGATTTATCGGATCATATGTAGCTAAAAAGCTCATTGACCATGGGTGGCGGGTTGTTGCTATCGTCAGGGAGGAGTCGGTAAATTCAAAACGCCTGCCTCGACATAAGAATATGGAAGTCATTACAGGAGACCTTAATGCTCCAATGGCTTGGACTAATCAATTACAAAAATTTCAGCCGAAAGTATTTTACCATCTTGCCTGGACTGGGGTAGGGAATACAGACAGAAATTCTTATGAGCAGATAAAAAATATCTCTTCGTCCTTAGCCACTTTAAAAATTGCAAAAGAAATAGGGTGTACCCGTTGGGTTAGCACAGGATCTCAAGCGGAATATGGTCCGGTGGCTAATATCATTTCAGAGACGACAATGACGCAGCCAACAACTGCTTATGGACATAGTAAACTAGCGGTACATTCGTTGTCTAAGCTATTCGGTGAACAACTGGGTATAGAAGTAACATGGCTTCGGATATTTAGTACTTATGGCCCGGGGGATAACTCTGGATGGATGTTAACAGATTTAATCCGCTCCCTATTAAAAGGAGAAAGTCCTGTGATGACGGCGGGAAAACAACTATGGGATTATCTGTATGTAGAAGATGCAGCAGAAGCGATCGTTCTAAGTGGTGAACACGATAAAGCGGTTGGTACGTTTAACCTAGGATCCGGTCGAGTCAAAACGATACGAGAGTATGCTGAGATTGTGAAAAATATAATAGATCCTCACTTAAAAATACAATTTGGAGCATTGCCGTACCGCCAAGATCAGGTGATGCATTTACAGGCAAATATCGATAAATTGACCCAACAAATTGGCTGGAGTCCTAGAACTGATTTTGAAGTGGGTATACAAAAAACAATTAATTGGATACGCAATAACTCTTAG
- a CDS encoding DegT/DnrJ/EryC1/StrS family aminotransferase, producing the protein MRIPLVDLQQQTQAIKPQVLDKIGALLDSTSFIMGKEVQNLEQQFAGLAGTKQAIACNSGTDALVLILEAMGIGAGDEVITTPFTFFATAESISRVGAIPVFADVDRKTFNLDINRVAEKITAKTKAILPVHIFGQPVDMEPLLQIARQHKLKVIEDACQAVGATYTLADGTVKAVGSLGDAAAFSFYPTKNLGAFGDGGMMTTDDAELAQIVKALRVHGSGMSGKAAYELLTGEAVELGLEGQNQTDATVYDPTKYFNFLIGMNSRLDALQAAILTVKLEKLRQWNDQRRQLSLRYTALLEDCGLLAKVVPQQSLPQAESVYHLYVVVCEERDGLAEFLQSKGITTGIYYPVPLHLQKVYQMGRYKLGYKPGDLPVSEWLSQRTMALPLFPEMTVEQQDYIVAAIRQFYTER; encoded by the coding sequence ATGCGCATACCGTTAGTGGATTTACAGCAGCAGACGCAGGCTATTAAACCGCAGGTACTGGACAAGATCGGGGCCTTGCTGGATAGCACGTCTTTTATCATGGGGAAGGAAGTACAAAATCTGGAACAGCAGTTTGCCGGTCTGGCCGGTACGAAGCAGGCTATTGCCTGCAACAGCGGCACCGACGCGCTGGTGCTTATCTTGGAAGCGATGGGAATCGGGGCCGGCGATGAAGTAATTACGACGCCGTTTACCTTTTTTGCCACGGCCGAGAGTATTTCACGGGTAGGAGCTATCCCTGTTTTTGCCGATGTGGATCGCAAAACGTTCAACCTGGATATCAACCGGGTGGCGGAAAAAATAACAGCCAAGACAAAAGCCATTTTGCCGGTACATATTTTTGGTCAGCCTGTAGATATGGAACCGCTCCTGCAAATAGCCCGGCAACATAAGCTGAAGGTGATAGAGGATGCCTGTCAGGCGGTAGGCGCCACTTACACACTGGCGGACGGGACGGTAAAGGCCGTCGGTTCCTTGGGCGATGCAGCCGCCTTTTCCTTCTATCCCACCAAGAATTTAGGTGCCTTTGGCGATGGCGGCATGATGACAACTGATGATGCCGAGCTGGCCCAGATTGTAAAGGCTTTACGGGTGCACGGCAGCGGGATGAGCGGTAAAGCGGCCTATGAACTATTAACGGGTGAAGCGGTTGAGTTGGGGCTTGAAGGGCAAAATCAAACGGATGCTACCGTTTATGACCCGACTAAGTATTTTAATTTTCTGATCGGCATGAATAGCCGGTTGGATGCTTTGCAGGCGGCTATTTTGACTGTTAAGCTGGAAAAGCTGCGTCAATGGAACGACCAACGGCGTCAGCTTAGCCTGCGCTATACTGCCTTATTGGAAGACTGCGGGCTATTGGCTAAAGTCGTCCCCCAACAAAGCTTGCCGCAGGCAGAGTCAGTATATCATCTGTATGTGGTTGTCTGCGAGGAACGGGATGGTTTGGCGGAATTTTTACAAAGTAAAGGCATTACCACAGGTATTTACTATCCGGTTCCCTTGCATCTGCAAAAGGTATACCAAATGGGGCGGTACAAGCTGGGCTATAAGCCAGGCGATCTGCCTGTCAGTGAGTGGCTCAGTCAGCGGACGATGGCGCTGCCCTTGTTCCCGGAAATGACAGTGGAGCAGCAAGACTACATTGTTGCGGCAATCAGACAATTTTATACGGAGAGGTAA
- a CDS encoding transketolase family protein, with product MRNTFVDCLMEQAEQDEEIYVIIADLGFSVFEKFQEKFPDRFLNVGIAEQNAIGVAAGLALMGKKVYVYSIIPFVTMRCFEQIRIDIAYMNSNVKLVGVGAGYSYGPAGTTHHAIEDIAIMRALPNMTVCCPGDPVEAREIVRQSFEHTGPMYIRLGKNGENVIHSSGTKIEIGKAVTVNEGKDLSIITTSNMLEEGVKLVQKYKETGKMAALISMPTIKPLDKEYILKLIDRKVPIITLEEHSIIGGLGSAVAEIIAESGKGVSFRRIGIQDEYSHYIGSQQYLRNKLVEIDTIYY from the coding sequence ATGAGAAATACATTTGTAGATTGTTTAATGGAACAGGCAGAACAGGATGAGGAAATCTATGTTATCATTGCTGATCTGGGTTTTTCTGTTTTTGAAAAATTTCAGGAAAAGTTTCCAGATCGTTTTCTTAACGTAGGTATAGCAGAACAAAATGCAATTGGTGTGGCTGCAGGATTGGCATTGATGGGGAAAAAAGTCTATGTATATAGCATCATTCCCTTTGTAACTATGCGTTGTTTTGAGCAAATTCGGATTGATATAGCGTATATGAATAGCAATGTTAAGCTCGTGGGGGTTGGTGCTGGCTATTCTTACGGTCCCGCCGGAACTACTCATCATGCGATAGAGGATATAGCAATTATGCGAGCTTTGCCGAACATGACTGTTTGCTGCCCGGGCGATCCTGTGGAAGCCAGGGAAATAGTAAGGCAAAGTTTTGAACATACGGGTCCTATGTATATTAGATTGGGAAAAAATGGAGAAAATGTAATTCACTCCAGTGGTACAAAAATAGAAATCGGTAAAGCTGTTACAGTCAATGAAGGAAAAGATCTATCGATCATAACTACCAGCAATATGTTGGAAGAAGGAGTAAAACTGGTACAAAAGTACAAAGAAACAGGAAAAATGGCAGCACTTATTTCTATGCCGACGATAAAGCCTCTAGATAAAGAATACATTCTGAAGCTTATTGATAGAAAGGTTCCGATTATAACATTGGAAGAACATAGCATCATTGGTGGATTGGGAAGCGCAGTGGCGGAGATCATCGCAGAAAGTGGCAAAGGTGTGTCGTTTAGAAGAATTGGGATACAGGATGAATACTCTCATTATATAGGTTCGCAGCAATACTTAAGAAATAAGTTAGTTGAAATAGATACTATATACTATTAA
- a CDS encoding EAL domain-containing protein, translating into MFQTVREKLFLSFLLIALVPLLIFGVSTYLHITKSLENELQLTTGKDMDQANQFIVNMLQSVKEDARMFAANPLVKQGKHELPVLYDKQEDIPPGYAKPDGTVASRIFAEFERYAWTHPNVAYVYLGTEDGGYLQWPLDKVGKAGYNPRYRPWYKQALRNPGQVMLSEPYPSFLGDNFIISTTTTVNDEQGQLIGVMGIDISLNQLSEFVGDSNKNNQNPLFLFTQDGIVLTHSNPDMHFQHISKLDIGTRSGEEDRDHDWHRLIREREGFFATTMQGRDVLIHFQTSPETGWKLATVTDKAGLMAKNQQVAVNISLAVLLLLILMVWTIPFITRFLTRPLDEIVAHLKELQKGNFIGTLSSAILRREDEIGEVAQAVDVMQKERYQAEEELKRSNEELAGLFEQLTSTEEELRAQFEELWDKQKKIEKSEERYRLATEGANDAIWDWDLRTNQMVISKRWLEQLPWSAEADVEVAKLWWQSIHPDDLAQTDACLREHLTGQTAVYLCEYRIKDKRGQDLWVMARGKALFDENGTAVRMAGSFTNITEHKMRELQIQHMAYYDSLTGLPNRMAIVEQLAAETKQQAAQGAILFIDLDNFKLVNDSFGYAQGDRLLVDVARQLQVIAGEHFVARLGGDEFIILLKGIVKPAEVETLAKQIPKAIDQPFGADDNYFMVTSSVGIALYPQDGNQPDKLMRSADIALHQAKRKGKSCYQWFQERFEQQMLARLYMEKGLREAIANNHLVLHYQPIVDLVTGTTVGLEALVRWQHPERGLAFPDQFMSVAEESGLIIDMGQWVLRTACRFGKELLDKSKKLNLAVNVSVKELLQADFVDQVALVLSETAFPSRYLELEIVETLLIENFSVVIPKLRALRSMGVQISLDDFGTGYSSLHYLTELPIDVIKIDRSFLAGAMESNKQAAIVETMVALAHRLQLTVVAEGVETEEQRQFLKQLCCDKVQGYLISKPVDQAKVYELI; encoded by the coding sequence ATGTTTCAAACCGTACGGGAAAAATTATTTTTAAGTTTTTTACTGATTGCCCTGGTACCCTTACTGATTTTTGGTGTCAGTACATATTTGCATATTACCAAGTCTTTGGAAAATGAACTGCAATTGACTACCGGCAAGGATATGGATCAGGCCAATCAATTTATTGTAAATATGCTGCAAAGCGTGAAAGAAGATGCCCGGATGTTTGCTGCCAACCCACTGGTAAAACAGGGGAAGCATGAGTTGCCGGTTCTTTATGATAAGCAGGAGGATATCCCGCCTGGCTATGCCAAACCGGATGGAACAGTAGCCAGCCGAATTTTTGCCGAATTTGAGCGTTATGCCTGGACTCACCCCAATGTGGCCTATGTCTATCTGGGAACCGAAGACGGGGGATATTTGCAGTGGCCTCTAGACAAGGTGGGAAAGGCTGGCTACAATCCCAGGTATCGTCCCTGGTATAAGCAAGCGTTGCGAAATCCCGGCCAGGTTATGCTTTCTGAGCCGTATCCTTCTTTTCTCGGTGATAATTTTATCATCAGTACCACCACGACCGTAAACGATGAACAGGGACAGCTTATCGGAGTTATGGGAATTGACATAAGTCTGAACCAGCTATCTGAATTTGTGGGAGATTCCAATAAAAACAATCAAAACCCGTTGTTTTTGTTTACTCAAGACGGAATTGTCCTGACCCATTCTAATCCTGATATGCATTTTCAGCATATTTCGAAGCTGGATATTGGAACCCGTTCGGGTGAGGAAGACCGGGACCATGACTGGCACCGTTTGATTAGAGAACGGGAGGGGTTCTTTGCGACAACCATGCAGGGCAGGGACGTACTCATTCACTTCCAGACCTCTCCGGAGACAGGGTGGAAACTGGCGACCGTTACCGATAAAGCCGGATTAATGGCAAAAAATCAGCAGGTGGCTGTTAACATTAGCCTGGCTGTCTTGTTATTACTCATTTTAATGGTTTGGACCATTCCTTTCATTACCCGTTTCTTAACCAGACCACTGGATGAAATTGTGGCTCATCTGAAGGAATTGCAAAAGGGCAATTTTATTGGGACATTGTCGTCGGCTATCCTGCGACGGGAGGATGAAATTGGCGAAGTGGCTCAGGCCGTAGATGTCATGCAAAAGGAGCGCTATCAGGCGGAGGAAGAATTAAAGAGAAGCAATGAAGAACTGGCTGGCTTATTTGAGCAGCTTACCAGTACGGAAGAGGAGCTGCGGGCCCAGTTTGAAGAATTGTGGGATAAACAAAAGAAAATTGAGAAAAGCGAGGAACGCTATCGTTTGGCTACGGAAGGTGCCAATGATGCGATCTGGGACTGGGATCTCCGGACCAATCAGATGGTTATTTCCAAACGCTGGTTGGAGCAATTGCCCTGGTCGGCTGAAGCGGATGTGGAGGTGGCTAAGCTATGGTGGCAAAGCATTCATCCTGATGATCTGGCCCAGACTGATGCCTGCTTACGGGAGCATCTAACCGGGCAAACGGCCGTGTATCTTTGCGAATACCGGATTAAGGACAAACGGGGGCAGGATTTATGGGTTATGGCCCGCGGGAAGGCCTTATTTGATGAGAATGGAACGGCTGTACGCATGGCGGGCTCGTTCACCAATATCACGGAACACAAAATGCGGGAATTGCAAATTCAGCATATGGCCTATTATGATTCTTTGACCGGCTTGCCCAACCGGATGGCTATTGTAGAGCAACTGGCGGCTGAGACGAAGCAGCAAGCAGCTCAGGGGGCTATTTTATTTATTGATTTGGATAACTTTAAACTGGTCAATGACTCTTTCGGCTATGCGCAGGGTGACCGGCTGCTGGTCGATGTGGCCCGGCAGCTCCAGGTGATTGCCGGGGAGCATTTTGTAGCCCGGCTGGGCGGCGATGAGTTTATTATCCTGCTGAAAGGCATTGTGAAACCTGCCGAGGTGGAAACGTTGGCCAAGCAGATCCCTAAGGCAATTGATCAGCCTTTTGGTGCCGATGATAACTATTTTATGGTGACTTCCAGTGTCGGGATTGCCCTGTATCCCCAAGACGGCAATCAGCCTGATAAATTAATGCGAAGTGCCGATATCGCTCTCCATCAGGCTAAGCGGAAGGGGAAATCCTGCTATCAGTGGTTTCAGGAACGGTTTGAACAGCAGATGCTGGCACGCTTATACATGGAAAAAGGGCTGCGCGAGGCGATTGCCAACAATCATCTGGTACTTCACTATCAGCCTATTGTGGATCTGGTGACAGGTACGACGGTAGGTCTGGAAGCACTGGTTCGTTGGCAGCATCCTGAGAGGGGACTTGCCTTTCCCGATCAGTTTATGTCGGTAGCCGAAGAGAGCGGTCTGATTATCGATATGGGACAATGGGTGCTGCGCACCGCCTGTCGTTTTGGTAAAGAGTTGCTGGATAAGAGTAAGAAACTTAATCTGGCGGTTAACGTATCGGTGAAGGAACTGCTGCAGGCTGATTTTGTTGATCAAGTAGCTCTGGTTTTATCCGAAACGGCTTTTCCCAGCCGTTATTTGGAATTGGAGATTGTGGAGACGCTATTAATTGAAAATTTTTCTGTGGTCATTCCTAAGCTGCGGGCGTTACGGTCGATGGGAGTACAAATTTCATTGGACGATTTTGGTACCGGCTACAGTTCGTTGCATTACTTAACGGAGTTACCGATTGATGTCATTAAAATTGACCGTTCTTTTCTGGCCGGTGCTATGGAAAGCAATAAACAGGCTGCCATTGTGGAAACCATGGTAGCTTTGGCCCACCGGCTGCAGTTGACGGTGGTGGCCGAAGGCGTGGAAACCGAGGAGCAACGGCAATTTCTTAAACAGTTGTGCTGTGATAAGGTGCAAGGGTATCTGATCAGCAAACCTGTAGATCAGGCCAAAGTGTACGAACTGATTTGA
- the rfbG gene encoding CDP-glucose 4,6-dehydratase, with protein sequence MSAVNKSFWQEKRVFITGHTGFKGAWLCLWLHSLGAKVTGYALQPPTSPNLFDICRLDKLIESIQGDVRNEADLQHALHKTKPDLVIHMAAQPLVRESYANPSVTYATNVMGTVNLLEAVRSCSSVRAVVNVTTDKCYENREWVWGYRENEPLGGYDPYSSSKACSELVTASYRSSFFSPKDYEKHGVAIATARAGNVIGGGDWAKDRLIPDCINSLLKNQTIVIRNPQAIRPWQHVLEPLSGYLLLAQKLYQEGTSFGESWNFGPRDSDAKSVEWMVKTLCEQWGSHAFHEINTCQQLHEANYLKLDCSKANIKLGWLPKWDAKTALSKVVEWYKLYQQEQDMRNLCLHQIQSYDNREDFS encoded by the coding sequence ATGAGTGCTGTAAATAAATCATTTTGGCAAGAAAAAAGAGTATTCATTACAGGACATACGGGGTTTAAAGGAGCATGGCTGTGCCTTTGGTTGCATTCATTAGGAGCAAAGGTTACGGGCTATGCTTTACAGCCTCCTACTTCACCAAATTTATTTGATATTTGCCGACTAGATAAACTGATCGAATCGATTCAAGGCGATGTTCGAAATGAGGCAGATTTGCAACATGCCTTGCACAAAACCAAACCGGACCTTGTCATTCATATGGCAGCTCAACCGCTGGTTCGTGAATCCTATGCAAATCCTTCCGTTACATACGCTACTAATGTGATGGGAACTGTCAATCTGTTGGAAGCTGTCCGGTCGTGCTCTAGCGTCCGGGCTGTGGTAAATGTAACAACTGATAAATGCTATGAAAATAGGGAATGGGTCTGGGGCTATCGGGAAAATGAACCTCTGGGAGGATACGATCCTTACTCAAGTAGCAAAGCCTGTTCGGAGTTGGTTACTGCCTCTTATCGAAGTTCCTTCTTTTCTCCGAAGGACTATGAAAAACATGGTGTTGCGATTGCTACTGCCAGAGCCGGGAATGTTATCGGTGGAGGCGACTGGGCCAAAGATAGACTGATACCGGATTGCATAAACTCGTTATTAAAAAACCAAACAATCGTAATCCGCAATCCGCAGGCGATTCGACCTTGGCAGCATGTTTTGGAACCACTAAGTGGATATTTACTATTGGCGCAAAAGCTCTATCAAGAGGGAACTTCTTTTGGCGAAAGTTGGAACTTTGGTCCCCGCGACAGTGACGCCAAATCAGTAGAATGGATGGTAAAAACACTTTGTGAACAATGGGGCAGCCATGCTTTTCATGAGATCAATACCTGTCAGCAATTGCATGAAGCTAACTATTTGAAGCTAGACTGTTCCAAGGCCAATATAAAGTTGGGATGGTTACCGAAATGGGATGCAAAAACCGCACTGAGTAAAGTCGTGGAATGGTACAAGCTATATCAACAAGAACAGGATATGAGAAATCTTTGCTTGCATCAAATTCAAAGCTATGATAACAGGGAGGATTTTTCTTGA